DNA from Sphingomonas psychrotolerans:
CCCGGTGCAGCCGGGGCCCGCGCCCGATGTCGCAAGTCTGTCGATCGTGGTCGCCGATACGGTCGAGCGGGTCGATCCGCAGCCGCTGTGCCCGAGTGGACCTGTACGAAGATGTTCCTCGGCACCTTCGCAACGCGCAGACCTATGTGGGCACGCCGCTTCCGAAGACGTTCGCGGCGCGGCAGGAGATGGGCTCGCCGTACATTGCGCCCTATCGACTTGCGCTGATCGTCGAGCGCCGCAAGGATCAGTCGCTGTTGACCCGCGCCACCGGCGGCTTCAACCCACGCACCAAGCTCGCCTGTTTCGAGACCGAGGACACCACGCCGCTGTCCTGGGAGCCCGTGGGTCCCCATTTATCGCATGACGGCCCGCGTCTCTGCGTCTCCGAGTGACACCAGCTCAGCGAAGATAAGCGCTTGCCCGTGCCGCTGCCGCGTGCATGAAAGGCGCGATGAACGCGCCGACGGGGGGACAGGGTCGCAGACAGCAAACGGGACGCAGCGGCGGCCCGCTGGCCCTGTTCGCGCCCGTCTTTCATCGCCAGCTCGATCGGCTCGATCGCGGCATCGCCGAGGGCAGTCTCGAACTGTTGTTGCCCAACGGGCGGGCGCGGCTGCTGGGCGGGCGCAGCGACGGGCCGGCAGCGGTGGTCGACCTGCGCAGCTGGCGCGCGCTGCTCCGGCTCGCGCTCGAAGGATCGAGCGGCTGGTATGAGGCCTGGGCGGCGGGGGAATGGGCGAGCCCCGATCCGGTCCAGCTCTTCGCCTTGTTCAGCCGCAATCGGGCCGGGCTCGCGCCGCCGGCACGCGCCACCGGCCCGTGGCGGCTCGCCAAACGCCTCTGGCACTGGGCGCGGCGCAACCATCGCGGCGGCTCGCGGCGCAACATCCAGTTCCATTATGATCTCGGCAACGATTTCTACCGGCCATGGCTCGACAAGGGCATGACCTATTCGAGCGCGCGCTTCGCCGATCCGGGGCAGTCGCTAGAGTCGGCGCAGCAAGCCAAGCTGCAGGCGATGCTGGAGCGCACCGCCACCGCGCCGGGCGATACGATCCTCGAGATCGGCTGCGGCTGGGGCTCGTTCGCCGAGCTCGCCGCACGGGCAGGGCGGCGGGTGCACGGCATCACGCTCTCGATCGAGCAAAAGGCCTGGGCCGAGGCGCGCACCGCCGGGCTCGACCGCGCCAGCTTCGCGCTCACCGATTATCGTGACGTCACCGGCCGTTACGACGCTGTGGTCAGCATCGAGATGGCCGAAGCGGTAGGTCGGGAATATTGGCCGGCATATCTCTCGGCGATCGCACGGGTTCTCAAGCCCGGCGGGCGGGCAGCGCTGCAGGTGATCCTTTTCGACGACGCCCTGTTCGAAGGCTATGCCAATAATGTCGACTTCATCCAGCGGTACATCTTCCCGGGCGGATTGCTGATCCGCGAGAGCGAATTCCGACGTCTTGCCGCCAGCAACGGGCTCGACTGGCGCAATCGGGCGGCATTCGGGCTCGATTATGCCGAGACGCTCAAGCGCTGGCGCGAGAATTTCGACGCCGCCGCGGCCGCGAGGATATTGCCGGCGCAGTTCGACGCGCGTTTCGTCGCGCTCTGGCGCTATTATCTGAAATATTGCGAGGGCGGCTTTCGCGGCGGCGGTATCGACGTCGTGCAGGTCACGCTGGTCAAGGAGGGGTGATGAAGAGCTGGATGCTGACGGGTGCGCTCGCGCTCGCGACGATGGCGGGTCCTGCAGCGGCGCAGGGCGTGCTGGTCAACGCGCAGGATACCAGCGGGCTGCGCAAAGTCGGCGCCGAGGTGCTGTTCTGGAGCCAGAAGCAGCGCGACGCCAATTTCCCGCACATGGAAAAGATCTTCCCCGGTCATGTCGTCAGGGCCGGCGGCAAGGTCCGCGCGCTGCCCGCTGGCAGGCCGTTGCCGATCTCCGAAGCCGAGCTCGACGCCTTCATCGCGAGCCAGAACGTCTCCGGTCTGATCGTGCTCCAGAACGGCAGGATCCGGCTTGAGCGCTATGCCCGCGGCTATGGCCGGGAAGGGCGCTGGACCAGCTTCTCGGTCGCCAAATCGTTCACTTCGACTCTCGTCGGCGCGGCGATCCGCGACGGCTACATCAAATCGGTCGACGAACCGGTGACGAAGTACATCCCCGAGCTGGCGGGCAGCGGCTATGAGGGCGTCACGATCGCGCAATTGCTCACCATGACGTCGGGCGTGCGATGGAACGAGGATTATACCGACGCGAAATCGGACGTCGCCCGGATGTTCCTCGAACCGGTTCCGGCGGGCGAGGATCCGACGGTCTATTACATGAAGAAGCTCCCGCGTGAGACCGCGCCGGGGAGCAAATGGGTCTACAAGACCGGCGAGACGA
Protein-coding regions in this window:
- a CDS encoding SAM-dependent methyltransferase, yielding MNAPTGGQGRRQQTGRSGGPLALFAPVFHRQLDRLDRGIAEGSLELLLPNGRARLLGGRSDGPAAVVDLRSWRALLRLALEGSSGWYEAWAAGEWASPDPVQLFALFSRNRAGLAPPARATGPWRLAKRLWHWARRNHRGGSRRNIQFHYDLGNDFYRPWLDKGMTYSSARFADPGQSLESAQQAKLQAMLERTATAPGDTILEIGCGWGSFAELAARAGRRVHGITLSIEQKAWAEARTAGLDRASFALTDYRDVTGRYDAVVSIEMAEAVGREYWPAYLSAIARVLKPGGRAALQVILFDDALFEGYANNVDFIQRYIFPGGLLIRESEFRRLAASNGLDWRNRAAFGLDYAETLKRWRENFDAAAAARILPAQFDARFVALWRYYLKYCEGGFRGGGIDVVQVTLVKEG
- a CDS encoding serine hydrolase domain-containing protein produces the protein MKSWMLTGALALATMAGPAAAQGVLVNAQDTSGLRKVGAEVLFWSQKQRDANFPHMEKIFPGHVVRAGGKVRALPAGRPLPISEAELDAFIASQNVSGLIVLQNGRIRLERYARGYGREGRWTSFSVAKSFTSTLVGAAIRDGYIKSVDEPVTKYIPELAGSGYEGVTIAQLLTMTSGVRWNEDYTDAKSDVARMFLEPVPAGEDPTVYYMKKLPRETAPGSKWVYKTGETNLIGVLVMRATKKPLADYLSEKVWRPYGMERDAFWMIDPSGHEVSGCCLSVSLRDYARLGQFALEGGKSVVPANWFAESTRSHADIGVPGRGYGYQWWTYPEGRFGAQGIFGQTIRVDPKTRTVIAVSAAADKASDPAYGAARTTFLDKLFAAAAR